The Arachis hypogaea cultivar Tifrunner chromosome 14, arahy.Tifrunner.gnm2.J5K5, whole genome shotgun sequence DNA window tttaattagaatgCCTTGGTTCATTCCATACAGTATGGATATGCTAGCCTACCTGCTGTCATTCATCCAGACAACATCCCATATGCAAGAAAATCATTAATAGTCCACAACAAGGCAGCTCGCATTACAAAATTTGACTTGGAATGAATATCATAAGTTAAAACACCATCTTCCCATAGTAGTTTTAGCTCATCAATCAATGGCTGCAGGTATACATCAATCCTAGTTTTGGGATTACGAGGACCAGGGATAATCATGGATAAAAACTTGTAAGGAGTTTTCATGCACATAGAAGGAGGCAGATTATAAGGAGTGACAATTATTGGCCAACATGAATATTGTTTACCAGATTGACCAAAAGGGGTGAATCTATCAGCACATAATCCTAGTCTGACATTGTGTGGTTCTTGAGAAAATTGTTGATATTTTCTATCAAAATACTTCCATGCTTTTGAATCCGATGGATGCTCAAGAATTCCTTTAAATTCGTGATCAAAATGCCATCGCATGTGAGGTGCTGTGTGCATTGAAGTATAAAGTCTTCTTAAACGAGGTATAAGCGGTAAATAGTGCATTCGTTTCAAAGGCACTTCTTTACCTTTTTTACCCATCTTGTACCTTGGAGAATGGCAAAATTTACATTCCTTTCTTGGTATATCATCCTTCTTGTAATATAGCATACAACCATTAATGCAACAATCAATTTTCTTGCTTTCCATACCAAGTTTTGATACTAGCTTCTTTGCTTCATAAAAATTGGAGACAAGTAAGTTATCCTTAGGcatcacttctttcatagctttcACGAAATCATCAAAGATTTGTTGAGATACATTCCCTTTAGCTTTAATACTCAACATTTTAACTGCCATTGATAATTCTGAATGACCAACACATCCCTCAAATAATGGGCGTTGAGCAGACtgtaataaatcataaaattttttagcTTCTGCATTCGGAGGCTTCTCCATGTATTCTTCAAATTGACTCATCAATTCTGGTCCAGTAGCATCAACCACCATAGATTCATACGAATTTCTTATTGGCACACTAGCATGAGGAGAAGAACATGTGCCTTCTTGATTATTATAATCTACATTCAAATGCAATGGACTCTCTCCATGTGAATCCCACCACCAGTATCTTAGCATGAAATCATATTTATATAAATCTAGTGAAACCTCTTTCGGAGatgaaaaaactttatttttatgtttgttgCAAGGACATCTAAGTACACCACCTTCAAGTATAAATTCCTGTTTTACTGTATCAATAAAATGTCGAACACCATTGATAAATTCCTGTCGTAATCCTCCTCGATTTGGCAAATTTCTATTGTACATCCACTTTCGATGTTCTGGAATTTTCATATCTATATATAAAGAATATAAAAAGTTAGATTAATTAAATTATACCTTTATGAGATAACCAACTATGAGtagaatgaatttaattttacaaaattataatattatttttggatttttcactgaaataaaataaaaaatttaattaatttttcaaacaGGATTTTTGAACTTTAATTCCTCAAATACGAATTTTTTTTGGCATTTAGGCAAGTTCACCGCACTCCCGGCAAACTCTATAAAAGTTAACAACTTCTATAAATTAGCAAGTTCTATAAATTTTATAGAGTTCTATAAATTTAAATATGGCTTATTCCGGTGTACTTGTGTATTTTTAGAGACGATGATAATGGTTGccattgttaaatatggcttgttttgtttaatttataactaaaaaaaatttttgaagaagctATGCTTGTTGTctgtgtatttttgtgtactccTGTATACTGTTTGGAGATCTATATACTATGTTGGAGACTGTAAGACCctgaacttttgaaaagtcttattatgatcaaatttcaaatcatatagttatttatagtcttaatttcagaaattattttattaaagataattaaagcatgctttgatttattgaacttgaaataaattaagattattatccaattttataattattagattattttctatatttaaatcataaagttggtagttataaaataataataattttatatgatttggactaaataattaatatttttaatatgttaatACTGCTatttggaaaatagagaaattaattttattatttctaattattggaTTTGACTATTTTATTGAGAATAATTTGTGAAAtggatgaacaaatagtattttatatattattattgttggattgaaatttatttctaattactatactatctctatttttatttgaaattacaaaattacCTTTAAACCTAATTTCacctaaaccctaattcccaaattgggaAAACCCTAACCTAGCTACCCTTTCCCCGAAAAAacccagcagcagcagcaacacacAAACACGGTTTTCCCTTTTTCCATGAAAGAAAGGAACAAAAGCAGAAAGAGAGAGGGGGGCTGAGTTGCGGCAGAGGAGAGGAGGAGGGAAGCTCACTGTGTCGTGCCGCCGCTGCAGTCCATGCTGCCAGGGTCACCGTCGCCAAGCCTCCTCACCGTCGCACCACCACGTCGCCACCGATTTGCCGCCGCCGAAGCATCCTGTGACGCCATCAACCTGCTGTCAAAATCATCGCCGCCACTGTGCTATGGAGAAGAGAGAGCCTGCGCCGTCGCTGTCGTGCCTGGGTGCTGCTGCGAGCTCACGTTGCCCGCGTCACCGTGCCACCGTCACACCATAGATCTATCCCGTTCTCGAGCTGAGCTAAGGGAGAAGAGACGAGCGCGACAGGGAGGAATGAGTGAGCCGCGCCGGCGTTGTTGGGGGTCTCACTGCCGCCATCCCTGTTGTGGCTGGTGTCGTCGCCGGAGAACCACCATCGCGGAAGCCACCTGCATCACCACTGGAGGAGGGGAGATCTGCGTTGCTTCTACCGCTCGAAACCCTGCTGCCGTCATCGGAAAATTTTGTCGATACGGGTTTTAAGTTGGTTCTCCTTTTTGTTGAGTTTCCGGAACCTCATTATCACTGCATGTTGTTCAGGTCACCGCTGCCACTTGAGGTGACTGCCAAGCTACCGCCAAACTGGTTCAGAGACCGCTGTCGGTTCAGCCGTTCTTTCTTCGTTTCAGTAAGTGttttcgatttgaaagccctttagTTACTGTTCTGTTATCTCATGCTGAGGTTTGTGGCACAAATTGCTATAAGATTAAGTTTCGGTTGATATATGTCGCGATTAGAGTTGCTGTGGTTACTGCGAAAGTAGCTTGGAGCTGAGGTCGCAATTGCCGTTGATTTCGGGTTGAGAGGAAAGGTTCTGTTGGCGCGTTTGGTTTATGTGTTCGACGAGTTGAGGTAGGGGcttttctaaaatctcaattttataatttagaattgttATGGATGGATACCGATGTGAGAAATACACCTTTTAGTGATTGTACAAGTCTTATGTATTGTCTGGCTATTTTGGATGAATGTAATGATATGTTTGATTGGGTTTTGATAAATGGATTGTTGATGAATTTTCTCTTTAAAGTTTTGGAAAAGAGTTTAATCAGTTGATAAAGATTGATCTTGAGATGACTTCTaattattgtttggttttgataaatgggcTGTTGTTGAACTATTTCTTTAAAGTTTGGAAAATGAGTTTAATCGGTTGATTATGATTTGATCTTGAGACGATTTTCTTGGGATATGAAAATGAGTTGAATGTTGGATTCAGTTTGTCTTTGGACTGATTTTGGGTTTTGAACCATTGATAAGGATTGTGGATTAGTTTAGATGGGACCCGgaaagggtggcagagtccaagttttaggggaggtgctgccgaaattcctATAGAATCCGGGACTTTATTGAAATGTTATTCGGAAAattatgagttaaagacttctactattttatttgaattattaagaaagggattacttatgcttttgaaatgaattattaaaaaggaattaGTCTTGTTTCTTAAGAAAAGTATTGTATCTCTTTTAGGAGCAAGTTagttagatgaaacttatgttttaaggctgttttaaatgtgaaaagggttatatctttgaatttgacttgagggtttcaattggaggagtttcagtgactttgaaAGGACCTGAAcatctattgacaagtttcattttaaaATGCTTTGGGAaaagttttaagtactctttgaattctgaaattttgcaagactaaaacaatttttgaGCTGTTGAAACACTTTAGAATTAATCatggggttgaagctggttttgtttaagtaaaggaaatggttttgaaaagagtaattgattacatgactcggtttggcttaaatcctatttttattactcaaatcaagaagccaaggttttaaagattttaagcgAAATTAAGGAAATGAGTCATGTTATTCCCCcttaaagacttgagactctgccgagggactttttttataaaatctcgttgttggatggatgattttgaatatttcaaaacAAATCTTTAATTTGCCacagttttggaagttttggaatgAGGATGCCGAGGGTggctttatttttaaaaagggaacctattttgagtaaaagtggcttatgagcctgagatgatttaaGGAATGGaaactttaaagccaaggctaaaaagagttgaaatttgatttcaaaagtgAAGTagattgagaaaaagtgatttattgcttgaatgatgattttatgaatttgatgatgttggttggtggaagtgctattttgttatgagccggaatcgCCGTGTAAGATaattgtaagacccggttaattaacggctacttaactcataaatgagaatttattctagaaagccaaaaatattatttttatggctaaatgtgatagaggagagtgagatgagaatttcggtaccaattttatagaaatcggaccaagattggaccgaatggACCAAACcgagccaaccggacccaaagtgggcccttggcccaactaaactaaacctaatacactcatttcagcactctctctcctcactacactcaagaaacacgctgaaatggaggccatggagggaagaacactctctcaagttctttctctcacttgatcttcaaaccaccataacttttgatctagagctccgattgccgcaccgtttgtggccacacgttcaccgcggagagctctacaaaacccatacaatcaatcttaaggtaagccacatttttctcttcgaaattccagcccttgttttcgagtttcatggatgaaatgttgagattttgggctctttgatgttataggacccaactctcttgaagaagaaggttaatcttgtctccttggaccttgggtgtgataagattctcaaccctagtgtaatttgttgttctatgatgttgggtattgagatgttgtgtatgggtatgatgattgtggcttagattgtgtatatgtgaaagttggagcttgattggtgattctggaaagcttgggagagggttttgtgtgataaaatctgttcttggaggtgttgagaccttgagagcttgtggacaagtggtttggaagtgctccggttgagcttgggaaatcggctaaggtatggtctcggtttctcgtatctaatatgtaatgtggtaagaaatacttaggctagaggccctaagataggtattgaattgttgatgttgttgaatggttgagatatatgatgtgatcatatatgtgattatgaatattgatgccttgattgtgtgatatatgagaaatgcatgttgtgatatatgcttgatggatgattgagattgaattgatgggtggtaccatgttgatggtgagtatgatgttgattatgtataatgatggttgattggaaatggtattattggaaatcgggatgagggaggatgtatgatatgatattgtgtttgtcctttagccatttgattgagaagtgttaaaatggttggatgtggttttgggaattttggtaaagtgtcaatgtgtgagttgaggatggcttgatgttgattttggtacactttgattgatttcaaagaaaagggatgaaactggcatgttttgattgattttgaaaagagttgaaagtggcttgttttgaaaatggcactttgtggttttgtatgaaaacatggtttttgggcatactttgacgggacataacttggactaaggatttctgttttgtgccaaatttgtttaaagatgaaattggatccgggatgtccatgtcgtttgaagaacgggtgaaaaacgatttaaaatgagaaaattatgtccgtcggaagattgggggttgaatctgtaaattctgcagcttttaacttagaaaatttttagcagaatgaccctccgcgcgtaggcgcacttggcgcgtatgcatcgttcttcaagaaagcaccatcaacgcgtgcgcgtggtgtgcgcgggtgcgtcgatgcgctgctccaaatgcccagctattttcccgagagttgtgccagagttgtgccagttttgtgcctagggcgcaagagcacccacgcgtatgcgtggttgaCGCTCGCGCGTCGTTTAGCTATTTTTAAACCCGAGCGTCTgcacgtatgacgcttgcgcgtcgatgagattttgtggccatccacgcgtgcgcgtggagtgcgcgtacgcgtggccctgttttcatcctaaagttgatttttgagttttaaaagccaaatttcatacttctaagccttcgatctcaccacttatgttctaaatcattataatatgcctagcaatgaggcaaGGGGCTAGTaaatgtggtaacttgcaagtgaagcaagggaaaaatgaatgatcaatgaggatcaaagatgattatgtgagatgcggaggatggcggtggaagtgcttgttgtgccatgggtcgaagggccgtaattgttaatgaattggctggttatggatttaaccatgagccggatggctagattattgccgtgttacggcggagccatgattatggctaagtataaacgcatatatgttgttgaatgaattgtgaatgtttgcacttccaccatcggagatgagggtttccctgggaggaagcagtggctagccaccacgtgctccaggttgagactcgaagctcttttgaccctatgtcgtatgtgtggccgggcactgtgaaaggcccggatgagctcgcccccgtaaatattcatcagtgagggtgatggatatggatcatgattatgatcaagtttatgatgagtataactcgagttggggatatgcgacagagggacagtccaatggttagctaccaagacttgtcgggttggctctataaccaacagatgatatcatcagccactaggaacaggcattcatcatatgcatactccatgaattgtttgagattgcctatttgactgcatattacttgctaattgcctaaatgtcTTATCTGTTCCtaattgtaaatctcttgtctgatataactgtgtttgctatattatactactgttggtggttgggaggtctgaaggaattgaaaagggaagtattagttagactgaaggatctttagttagttgccacttacggtttagcttgtttataagctttgatattatctggaggaagttctaggattgccttcggctttcctctattattatgtattatatatgtggaagttgttaccatgctggggacctctagttctcacccatgcagattttgtgattttcagatgcagggcgtgaggtttctcgctgaagcGTGCTGGAggcttctggattagcgaagattcttgttctcgggactctgttttggtttatatgttttgcctagatacttttatctccattacatAATACCAACTGcaatgactcctcttataggaggtttttggagaataggtttctgtatttgtgtccctttgggtttcctttggggtttccttatcttattacatgtatatattgctatgctcggaccggttatcttcgcatccggatttgagttttgatattcccgtttttgacactcctttgtatatatataatctcgcgttgacttatcctttgctcgttacgttatcgatcggagtgttgagctttcgagttacgatttttgtttacccctttttccacaaaggctcctagttataatctttattcacactactatatgtactaaatttttgttctaGAGGTCGttataccttgccatctctgaattatgacttaagcataagactctgtatggtaggatgttacattatggtaccagagcagttcgttcctgtagagcctgagggacggactgactataattctgtgcattctctgtatgtgtgttatgtgctattagtatatctgcttgatataattggcataaatgttcatgagcatgcatttgggactttgaagcactaaacttccgatattgagactgataaacttaatatcgattgtttggtgtatatagaaaccagatggcgcctcatggacgcggtagaggtcgtAGGAGCGgtcatacgaatgctcgtgcgccggagattAACCCTagtgacccggtgaactttatgactgcgttggagaacatggctgctgctatgcaagccactgcagaggctcttggtcaacagatgaacaaccatggtaatgacggaggtggagttcagtgcccgatgacactggcaaactttttgaaggttaatccacctaagttcaagggaaccactagcccgactgaggccgatacatggtttcaggccatggaacgagcactgcaagcgcaggtggtacctgaaaggcagcgtgtggagttcgctacctatttgctcactggggaagcgtcgcattggtggcaaggaatctgacacctcctgcagcagggtgatgattatatcacctgggatgtcttccaagaggagttctataagaagtacttttcgacttctgctaggacggc harbors:
- the LOC112742849 gene encoding uncharacterized protein, with protein sequence MKIPEHRKWMYNRNLPNRGGLRQEFINGVRHFIDTVKQEFILEGGVLRCPCNKHKNKVFSSPKEVSLDLYKYDFMLRYWWWDSHGESPLHLNVDYNNQEGTCSSPHASVPIRNSYESMVVDATGPELMSQFEEYMEKPPNAEAKKFYDLLQSAQRPLFEGCVGHSELSMAVKMLSIKAKGNVSQQIFDDFVKAMKEVMPKDNLLVSNFYEAKKLVSKLGMESKKIDCCINGCMLYYKKDDIPRKECKFCHSPRYKMGKKGKEVPLKRMHYLPLIPRLRRLYTSMHTAPHMRWHFDHEFKGILEHPSDSKAWKYFDRKYQQFSQEPHNVRLGLCADRFTPFGQSGKQYSCWPIIVTPYNLPPSMCMKTPYKFLSMIIPGPRNPKTRIDVYLQPLIDELKLLWEDGVLTYDIHSKSNFVMRAALLWTINDFLAYGMLSG